A single window of Nocardioides baekrokdamisoli DNA harbors:
- a CDS encoding RrF2 family transcriptional regulator, whose translation MRVSAKSDYALRALIAISVREDGKAVSAEELGRTQDIPHGFLQAILADLRKSGIVISQRGQSGGWRLARKPEDISIADVIRAVDGPLVSVYGLRPELVEYAGEARVLQHVWIAARSALRDVFEKVSIAALATGELPTEVTARTADEDAWTSH comes from the coding sequence GTGCGTGTTTCGGCCAAGTCTGACTATGCCCTCCGGGCGTTGATTGCGATCAGCGTTCGCGAGGACGGCAAGGCTGTGAGCGCCGAGGAACTCGGGCGTACGCAGGACATCCCGCACGGCTTCCTCCAGGCGATCCTCGCCGACCTGCGCAAGAGCGGCATCGTGATCTCCCAGCGCGGCCAGTCCGGCGGCTGGCGGCTCGCACGCAAGCCCGAGGACATCTCGATCGCCGACGTGATCCGCGCAGTCGACGGCCCGCTCGTCAGCGTGTACGGCCTCCGGCCGGAACTGGTCGAGTACGCCGGCGAGGCCCGCGTACTCCAGCACGTCTGGATCGCCGCCCGGTCAGCCCTGCGCGACGTCTTCGAGAAGGTCTCCATCGCCGCGCTCGCCACCGGCGAACTGCCCACCGAGGTCACCGCCCGGACCGCTGACGAGGACGCCTGGACCTCGCACTGA